The following proteins are encoded in a genomic region of Arthrobacter jiangjiafuii:
- the mfd gene encoding transcription-repair coupling factor produces MSLNGLRAALAEDPSYARVRTLASRTPERRSEDLQIGAPQGMRAALLAEMVDGLAAAADDAGTGSAATAPPVVLAVTATGREAEDLAAALRSYLPLAGIEEFPSWETLPHERLSPRSDTVGRRLSVLRRLAHPEGHPISVIVAPVRAVVQPLVAGLGDLQPVALKVGEERAFDAVVKQLSEAAYARVDMVSHRGEFAVRGGILDVFPPTEDHPIRIDFFGDEVDSMRWFAVADQRTLTGPHITHPTELYAPPCREILITPSVMSRAAKLQGQMPAAADMLEKIAGGIAVDGMESLAPVLVDEMVPLMAQLPAGSLSVVIEPEKVRARAHDLAATNEEFLAAAWATASDGGAAPLDLSAGISADLEAASFRSLADTRSAALANSVGWWSITSFNPDDETVLDIDTLTINAREPRGYQGDVAEMMEFIGARVRDAWRVVVVTEGPGPASRLAELFKDNDIPASLTESVDTEPAPGIISITTASAGRGYVFDGLKTGLLTEADLLGRASAYSTRDMRKMPSKRRNAVDPLQLHEGDFVVHEQHGVGKFVELIQRATGAGQNKTVREYMVLEYAPAKRGAPGDRLFVPTDQLDQITRYVGGETPVLSKMGGSDWAKTKSRARKAVKEIAGELIRLYSARMASKGHAFAKDTPWQRELEEAFPYVETPDQLTTINEVKADMEKEVPMDRLVSGDVGYGKTEIAVRAAFKAVQDGKQVAVLVPTTLLAQQHMETFGERFSGFPVRVESLSRFQTSKQAKETIEGVKNGSVDVVIGTHRLLSQEVQFKDLGLVIVDEEQRFGVEHKEALKKMRTNVDVLAMSATPIPRTLEMSLTGIRETSTLATPPEERHPVLTYVGPYTDRQASAAIRRELMREGQVFFVHNRVSSIDRTAAHLAELVPEARIAVAHGQMSESKLEQIIVDFWEKRFDVLVCTTIIETGLDISNANTLIVDRADHFGLSQLHQLRGRVGRGRERAYAYFLYPSEKPLGEVALERLKAVATHNELGAGMQLAMKDLEIRGAGNLLGGEQSGHIAGVGFDLYIRLVGEAVADYRGEAEEKAAEMKIELPVNAHLPHDYVPGERLRLEAYRKLASAVTYEAIDEVLAELVDRYGEPPLAVQNLISVARFRVGAREAGLTDVALQGNFIKFAPADLPESRTMRLQRMYPGAQIKPALNAVLVPKPKTARIGGRDLVDAEILAWAQQVVDAVFKE; encoded by the coding sequence ATGAGCCTGAACGGACTGCGCGCCGCACTGGCCGAAGACCCGTCCTACGCACGGGTGCGAACCCTCGCCTCACGGACCCCGGAACGGCGCAGCGAGGACCTGCAGATCGGCGCGCCGCAAGGCATGCGGGCGGCGCTGCTGGCGGAAATGGTGGACGGGCTCGCCGCAGCGGCCGACGACGCCGGCACCGGCAGCGCTGCCACGGCACCTCCGGTGGTGCTCGCGGTGACCGCGACCGGCCGCGAGGCGGAGGACCTGGCCGCGGCGCTGCGGTCCTACCTGCCGCTGGCCGGCATCGAGGAGTTCCCCTCCTGGGAGACCCTGCCGCATGAACGGCTCTCGCCACGCTCGGACACCGTGGGCCGGCGGCTCTCGGTCCTGCGCCGGCTGGCCCACCCCGAGGGGCACCCGATCTCCGTGATCGTGGCCCCGGTCCGCGCCGTCGTCCAGCCCCTGGTGGCCGGGCTCGGCGACCTGCAGCCGGTGGCCCTGAAGGTGGGGGAGGAGCGGGCGTTCGACGCCGTCGTCAAGCAGCTCTCCGAAGCCGCCTACGCGCGGGTGGACATGGTCTCGCACCGCGGCGAGTTCGCGGTGCGCGGCGGCATCCTCGACGTTTTCCCGCCGACCGAGGACCATCCGATCCGGATCGACTTCTTCGGCGACGAGGTGGACTCCATGCGCTGGTTCGCCGTCGCCGACCAGCGCACCCTGACCGGGCCGCACATCACCCACCCGACCGAGCTGTACGCTCCGCCGTGCCGGGAAATCCTCATCACCCCCTCGGTGATGAGCCGCGCCGCGAAGCTGCAGGGCCAGATGCCGGCCGCCGCTGACATGCTGGAGAAGATCGCCGGCGGCATCGCCGTCGACGGCATGGAATCCCTGGCCCCGGTGCTGGTGGACGAAATGGTGCCGTTGATGGCGCAGCTGCCCGCCGGATCGCTCTCCGTGGTGATCGAACCGGAGAAGGTCCGCGCCCGCGCGCACGACCTTGCCGCCACGAATGAGGAATTCCTCGCCGCCGCCTGGGCCACGGCGTCCGACGGCGGTGCGGCGCCGCTGGACCTGTCCGCCGGCATCAGCGCGGACCTGGAGGCGGCCAGCTTCCGGTCGCTGGCTGACACCCGCTCCGCGGCGCTCGCCAACTCGGTGGGCTGGTGGTCGATCACCTCGTTCAACCCGGACGACGAAACCGTGCTGGACATCGACACCCTGACCATCAACGCGCGCGAACCCCGCGGCTACCAGGGCGACGTGGCGGAGATGATGGAGTTCATCGGCGCCCGGGTGCGCGACGCCTGGCGCGTCGTCGTCGTCACCGAAGGTCCCGGTCCGGCATCGCGGCTGGCGGAGCTGTTCAAGGACAACGACATTCCGGCCTCGCTCACCGAATCGGTGGACACCGAGCCGGCGCCGGGGATCATCTCGATCACCACCGCCAGCGCCGGCCGCGGCTACGTTTTTGACGGGCTGAAGACCGGCCTGCTCACCGAGGCGGACCTGCTCGGCCGGGCCAGCGCCTACTCCACCCGCGACATGCGCAAGATGCCCTCCAAACGGCGCAACGCCGTCGACCCCCTCCAGCTGCACGAAGGCGACTTTGTTGTCCACGAGCAGCACGGTGTCGGCAAGTTCGTGGAGCTGATCCAGCGGGCCACCGGCGCCGGGCAGAACAAGACCGTACGCGAGTACATGGTGCTGGAATATGCGCCGGCCAAGCGCGGCGCCCCCGGTGACCGGCTCTTCGTGCCCACCGACCAGCTGGACCAGATCACCCGCTACGTGGGCGGGGAGACCCCGGTGCTCTCCAAAATGGGCGGCTCGGACTGGGCGAAGACCAAGTCCCGGGCGCGCAAGGCGGTCAAGGAGATCGCCGGCGAGCTGATCCGCCTCTACTCGGCCCGGATGGCCTCCAAGGGGCACGCCTTTGCGAAGGACACGCCCTGGCAGCGCGAGCTGGAGGAGGCGTTCCCGTATGTGGAGACCCCCGACCAGCTGACCACCATCAACGAGGTCAAGGCCGATATGGAGAAGGAAGTCCCGATGGACCGCCTGGTCTCCGGCGACGTCGGCTACGGCAAGACCGAGATCGCGGTGCGCGCCGCGTTCAAGGCGGTGCAGGACGGCAAGCAGGTGGCGGTGCTGGTACCCACCACACTGCTGGCCCAGCAGCACATGGAGACCTTCGGCGAACGCTTCTCCGGCTTCCCGGTCCGGGTGGAATCGCTGTCCCGGTTCCAGACCTCCAAACAGGCCAAGGAAACCATCGAGGGCGTGAAGAACGGGTCCGTGGACGTGGTGATCGGCACGCACCGGCTGCTCTCGCAGGAGGTCCAGTTCAAGGACCTGGGCCTGGTGATCGTGGATGAGGAGCAGCGCTTCGGTGTGGAGCACAAGGAAGCGCTGAAGAAGATGCGCACCAACGTGGACGTCCTGGCGATGAGTGCGACGCCGATTCCGCGCACCCTGGAGATGTCGCTGACCGGGATCCGGGAAACCTCCACCCTGGCCACCCCGCCGGAGGAACGGCATCCGGTGCTGACCTACGTGGGTCCGTACACCGACCGGCAGGCCTCCGCCGCGATCCGCCGCGAGCTGATGCGCGAAGGCCAGGTGTTCTTTGTGCACAACCGGGTCTCCTCGATCGACCGCACCGCCGCGCACCTGGCGGAGCTGGTGCCGGAGGCACGGATCGCCGTGGCGCACGGGCAGATGAGTGAATCCAAGCTCGAGCAGATCATCGTGGACTTCTGGGAGAAGCGCTTCGACGTGCTGGTCTGCACCACCATCATCGAAACCGGCCTGGACATCTCCAACGCCAACACGCTGATCGTGGACCGGGCCGACCACTTTGGCCTGTCCCAGCTGCACCAGCTGCGCGGGCGTGTGGGCCGCGGCCGGGAACGGGCCTACGCATACTTCCTCTATCCCTCCGAAAAGCCGCTGGGCGAGGTGGCGCTGGAACGGCTCAAGGCCGTGGCCACGCACAACGAGCTCGGGGCGGGCATGCAGCTGGCGATGAAGGACCTGGAGATCCGCGGGGCCGGCAACCTGCTCGGCGGGGAACAGTCCGGGCACATCGCCGGGGTGGGCTTTGACCTGTACATCCGGCTGGTGGGCGAGGCGGTCGCGGATTACCGCGGCGAGGCCGAGGAGAAGGCCGCGGAGATGAAGATCGAGCTGCCGGTGAACGCGCACCTGCCGCACGACTACGTGCCGGGGGAGCGGCTGCGCCTCGAGGCCTACCGCAAGCTCGCCTCCGCCGTGACGTACGAGGCGATCGACGAGGTGCTGGCCGAACTTGTGGACCGCTACGGCGAGCCGCCGCTGGCCGTGCAGAACCTGATCTCGGTGGCCCGGTTCCGGGTCGGGGCGCGCGAGGCAGGGCTGACCGACGTCGCACTGCAGGGGAACTTCATCAAGTTTGCTCCGGCGGACCTGCCCGAATCGCGCACCATGCGGCTGCAGCGGATGTATCCGGGAGCGCAGATCAAGCCGGCTCTGAACGCTGTGCTGGTGCCCAAGCCGAAGACCGCCCGGATTGGCGGCCGGGACCTGGTCGACGCCGAGATCCTGGCTTGGGCGCAGCAGGTTGTGGACGCGGTGTTCAAGGAGTAG
- the nhaA gene encoding Na+/H+ antiporter NhaA: MAPDPHDQHDSKHQDQHRQENQPDDGPAGQVSPAGSTVLGRASYPEVLRIGEILRKETVGGILLLIATVAALIWANSPASGSYFAIRDFEFGYEPWHLELSVGEWAADGLLAVFFFLVGLELKREFVAGDLRDLSKAIVPVAAAAGGVVVPALIYVAVNLVSGSDGLRGWAIPTATDIAFALAVLAVISSHLPSALRIFLLTLAVVDDLLAITIIAFFYTEDLHLLYLGIMLLPLGLFLYLAQSGRRIFATHPAAAWLILLPVGIVVWALMHASGVHATVAGVLLGFCIPVLRRGPDGRPVQPEPGKPGLAEIFEHRLRPLSAGFAVPVFAFFSAGVAIGGISGLGSALSDPVAIGILAGLVAGKPLGILATTWALTTATRARLDASVKWIDLLGIGVLSGIGFTVSLLVNDLSFDPGTEHNDHAKVAILAASVTAALLASILLRIRNRFYRLVEEQESRDADADGIPDVYDDDGGR, translated from the coding sequence ATGGCACCGGACCCGCACGATCAGCACGACTCGAAGCATCAGGACCAGCACCGGCAAGAGAATCAGCCCGACGACGGCCCGGCGGGGCAGGTGAGCCCCGCCGGCAGCACCGTCCTGGGCCGGGCCAGCTATCCGGAAGTGCTGCGGATCGGCGAGATCCTACGGAAGGAAACCGTCGGCGGGATCCTGCTGCTGATCGCCACGGTGGCCGCGCTCATCTGGGCCAATTCCCCGGCGTCGGGCTCCTATTTCGCGATCCGTGACTTCGAGTTCGGGTACGAACCGTGGCACCTGGAACTCAGTGTGGGCGAATGGGCAGCGGACGGGCTGCTGGCCGTGTTCTTCTTCCTGGTCGGACTCGAGCTCAAGCGCGAGTTCGTTGCCGGCGATCTCCGGGACCTGAGCAAGGCGATCGTTCCGGTGGCCGCGGCAGCAGGCGGCGTCGTCGTTCCCGCCCTCATCTATGTGGCCGTCAATCTGGTCAGCGGGTCCGACGGCCTGCGCGGCTGGGCGATCCCCACCGCTACCGACATCGCCTTTGCCCTGGCTGTCCTGGCGGTCATCAGCTCGCACCTGCCCTCGGCGCTGCGGATCTTCCTGCTCACCCTGGCCGTGGTGGATGATCTGCTGGCCATCACCATCATCGCGTTCTTCTACACCGAAGACCTGCACCTGCTCTATCTGGGGATCATGCTTCTCCCGCTGGGCCTGTTCCTCTACCTGGCGCAGAGCGGGCGCCGGATCTTTGCCACCCATCCGGCGGCCGCGTGGCTGATCCTGCTACCGGTGGGGATAGTGGTGTGGGCGCTGATGCATGCCTCCGGGGTCCACGCCACAGTGGCCGGAGTGCTGCTGGGGTTCTGCATTCCGGTGCTGCGCCGCGGACCTGACGGCAGGCCGGTGCAGCCCGAACCGGGCAAACCCGGGCTGGCGGAAATCTTCGAGCACCGGCTCCGGCCGCTGTCCGCCGGCTTTGCGGTCCCTGTGTTCGCGTTCTTCTCCGCCGGGGTTGCGATCGGCGGCATCAGCGGACTGGGTTCGGCACTGTCCGATCCGGTAGCGATCGGCATCCTGGCGGGGCTCGTGGCCGGCAAACCGCTGGGCATCCTCGCCACCACCTGGGCCCTCACGACCGCTACCCGCGCCCGGCTGGATGCCAGCGTCAAATGGATCGACCTGCTTGGCATCGGCGTCCTGTCCGGCATCGGTTTCACCGTGTCCCTGCTCGTCAACGACCTGAGCTTCGATCCCGGCACTGAGCACAACGACCATGCCAAGGTCGCCATCCTCGCCGCGTCGGTCACCGCCGCACTGCTGGCCTCAATCCTGCTGCGGATCCGCAACCGGTTCTACCGGCTGGTCGAGGAGCAGGAGTCACGGGATGCGGACGCGGACGGGATACCGGACGTTTATGATGACGACGGCGGGCGTTAG
- a CDS encoding SCO4848 family membrane protein, whose protein sequence is MDNTIVLPTALAVILIISGLWSLLVWPPYLIQAYKDPRARDEKGAPTRYLTVNLMKVTTSMVFGLATIIVGFRALMG, encoded by the coding sequence ATGGACAACACCATCGTTCTGCCCACCGCGCTGGCGGTCATCCTCATTATCAGCGGCCTGTGGAGCCTGCTCGTCTGGCCGCCCTACCTGATCCAGGCCTACAAGGATCCCCGCGCCCGGGACGAAAAGGGCGCCCCCACCCGGTACCTGACGGTGAATCTGATGAAGGTCACCACCTCCATGGTGTTTGGTTTGGCCACGATCATTGTCGGCTTCCGGGCATTGATGGGCTAA
- a CDS encoding sensor histidine kinase, with product MSRLSERALSLLGLPTDFHELTLPQRVWISQGPLVLTVSLLCIIYAVLLPEILVQPMFQAGLAALVLISAAAALIPWDRLWYPTYWILPTLDFVAIGLLYNGSQGLAVGVYLLSVFPVFWLSWSRVSALAARLLSFFGPLVVVWYPIFVSDGPVTRQALAAPILVPLVTLAAAMTVTVMRQDMESQQAALTEKDQLLEDALRESTERSKLLDVVLNAIDVGVLVVDAGGSAVHKNERMNALDDRVRPPGKEHTQEKDLLFFGADRTTDLPADQRPVGRAMSGEAFRDVLIWAGPPHEQLALSCSARILHNDHGFNGAVIAFSDITALTDALRAKDDFVSNVSHELRTPLTSIIGYLDLVQEEAEDTGLTGTIPQAVQVAQRNSERLLLLVSDLLTAATGSVALEPSPVSVADLISSGLRSAAPRAASDDVELVADCPPGLTLQADPVRMAQVLDNLLSNAMKYSPGGGVVTVRAWAEAGDIFLQVQDTGMGMTEEDQQELFTKFFRTGAVRRAGIPGAGLGLAITKNIVEAHGGTISLVSAPGRGSSFTVCLPAVPLQEPAKILADVENS from the coding sequence ATGTCGAGGCTCTCCGAACGTGCCCTGTCCCTCCTGGGCCTGCCCACCGACTTCCATGAACTGACCCTCCCTCAACGGGTATGGATCAGCCAAGGACCTCTGGTGCTCACCGTCTCCCTGCTCTGCATCATTTACGCAGTGCTCCTGCCGGAGATCCTGGTCCAACCAATGTTCCAAGCAGGGCTGGCCGCCCTGGTGCTCATCTCCGCTGCCGCTGCCCTGATCCCCTGGGACCGGCTCTGGTATCCCACCTATTGGATCCTGCCGACGCTGGACTTCGTCGCCATCGGGCTGCTGTACAACGGCAGCCAGGGCCTCGCCGTCGGCGTCTACCTGCTTTCGGTCTTCCCCGTCTTCTGGCTGTCCTGGTCCCGGGTATCCGCCCTGGCCGCACGCCTGTTGAGCTTCTTCGGCCCGCTGGTCGTGGTCTGGTACCCCATCTTCGTTTCGGACGGCCCCGTCACCAGGCAGGCGCTGGCAGCGCCCATCCTGGTGCCGCTGGTGACGCTGGCGGCGGCAATGACCGTCACGGTGATGCGTCAGGACATGGAGAGCCAGCAGGCCGCCCTGACGGAGAAGGACCAGTTGCTGGAGGACGCGCTTCGCGAGAGCACCGAGCGTTCCAAGCTGCTCGACGTCGTCCTGAACGCGATCGACGTCGGCGTCCTGGTGGTGGACGCCGGCGGATCAGCCGTACATAAAAATGAGCGAATGAATGCGCTGGACGACCGTGTCCGTCCCCCGGGGAAGGAACACACCCAGGAGAAGGACCTGCTGTTCTTCGGCGCGGACCGCACCACTGACCTCCCCGCAGACCAGCGCCCTGTTGGCCGGGCTATGTCCGGCGAAGCCTTTCGGGACGTCCTGATATGGGCGGGGCCGCCGCATGAGCAGCTGGCGCTGTCATGCTCCGCCCGGATCCTGCACAACGACCACGGTTTTAATGGCGCCGTTATTGCCTTCAGCGATATCACTGCCCTAACCGACGCGCTGCGCGCCAAAGACGATTTTGTCTCCAACGTCTCCCATGAACTGCGGACGCCCCTGACCTCCATCATCGGCTACCTGGACCTGGTCCAGGAGGAGGCGGAGGACACCGGTCTCACCGGAACCATTCCGCAGGCGGTACAGGTAGCCCAGCGCAACAGTGAACGGCTCCTGCTCCTGGTCTCGGACCTGCTGACTGCTGCAACGGGCAGCGTGGCGCTGGAACCCAGCCCGGTTTCCGTCGCCGACCTGATCAGTTCGGGCCTGCGGTCTGCGGCGCCCCGGGCGGCATCGGATGACGTTGAGCTGGTTGCCGACTGCCCGCCCGGGCTAACACTGCAGGCGGATCCCGTGCGGATGGCCCAAGTGCTGGACAACCTGCTGTCCAATGCCATGAAGTACTCCCCCGGCGGCGGCGTTGTCACCGTACGCGCCTGGGCAGAGGCCGGCGACATCTTCCTGCAGGTCCAGGACACCGGGATGGGGATGACGGAAGAGGACCAGCAGGAGCTGTTCACGAAGTTCTTCCGGACCGGGGCCGTTCGCCGGGCCGGCATCCCCGGCGCCGGACTGGGCCTTGCCATCACCAAGAACATTGTCGAGGCCCATGGCGGGACCATCAGCTTGGTCAGCGCCCCGGGCCGGGGATCCAGTTTTACCGTATGCCTGCCGGCAGTTCCGTTGCAGGAACCGGCAAAAATCCTGGCGGATGTCGAGAACAGCTGA
- a CDS encoding alternate-type signal peptide domain-containing protein — MAKGALAIGVGAALLLGGGGTLAVWNDSETTAAGQIASGELQLNPVVGGEGKWTNALGTVVDLDPTNAVADYRVVPGDVLTYTQKLDVRLAGDLMTAKLTMSTPSYTQGGFKSTDVTIEQPSIANAKGTVLPTTVLTEADSGIVTVSAKFTFNDLKDQGQSSMNAAAAFKAVTFKLDQQAPLTK, encoded by the coding sequence ATGGCTAAAGGCGCACTGGCAATCGGCGTAGGCGCAGCACTCCTCCTCGGCGGCGGCGGCACCCTCGCAGTGTGGAACGACTCCGAAACGACCGCCGCCGGCCAGATCGCCTCCGGCGAGCTGCAGCTCAACCCGGTTGTCGGTGGCGAGGGCAAGTGGACCAACGCGCTCGGTACCGTGGTCGACTTGGACCCGACCAACGCCGTCGCCGACTACAGGGTTGTTCCGGGTGACGTCCTGACCTACACGCAGAAGCTGGACGTCAGGCTTGCCGGTGACCTGATGACCGCCAAGCTCACGATGTCGACTCCCTCCTACACGCAGGGCGGATTCAAGTCCACGGATGTAACCATTGAGCAGCCCAGCATCGCCAATGCGAAGGGGACGGTCCTTCCGACAACTGTGCTGACTGAGGCTGATTCCGGCATCGTCACCGTTTCGGCGAAGTTCACTTTCAACGACCTCAAGGACCAGGGACAGAGCAGCATGAACGCTGCGGCCGCATTCAAGGCGGTCACGTTCAAGCTGGACCAGCAGGCTCCGCTTACCAAGTAG
- a CDS encoding MBL fold metallo-hydrolase, protein MKLGPHLHRLGNDVVAAYLIDTDDGVTIIDAGLPGHWRDLLAELTAMGRTVGDVRGVVLTHGDSDHIGFAEKLRRDHGIPVYVHTADAGRARGGNKPKVAMGAKRLGPLAVFFAYALRKKGWRTSWLTEVTEVTDGQVLPLPGALEVIGMPGHSPGSIALYSPDADAVFVGDALTTRHVLTGRTGLQPAPFTDDPARGLDSLGRLGGLPAVWVLPGHGPPWRGNPGSVQETVRRAAESAVGH, encoded by the coding sequence ATGAAACTCGGCCCGCATCTGCACCGGCTAGGTAACGACGTCGTGGCTGCCTACCTGATCGATACCGACGACGGCGTTACGATCATTGACGCCGGTCTACCAGGGCATTGGCGTGACCTGCTCGCGGAGCTCACCGCCATGGGCCGCACAGTCGGCGATGTCCGTGGCGTGGTTCTGACTCACGGCGACAGCGACCACATCGGGTTTGCCGAGAAGCTTCGGCGCGACCACGGCATCCCCGTCTACGTTCACACAGCCGACGCCGGGCGGGCGCGCGGCGGTAACAAGCCCAAAGTAGCAATGGGAGCGAAACGGCTCGGCCCGCTAGCCGTGTTTTTCGCCTATGCCCTGCGCAAGAAGGGCTGGCGGACCAGCTGGCTCACGGAGGTCACCGAAGTGACGGACGGCCAGGTCCTGCCGCTGCCCGGAGCGCTGGAGGTGATCGGTATGCCGGGACATTCACCCGGCAGCATCGCCTTGTATTCGCCAGACGCCGACGCTGTTTTCGTGGGCGATGCGCTCACCACCCGGCACGTTTTGACCGGCCGCACCGGACTTCAACCGGCACCCTTCACTGATGACCCGGCACGGGGCCTGGATTCCCTCGGCCGGCTTGGCGGGCTGCCCGCCGTCTGGGTGCTGCCCGGGCACGGCCCGCCGTGGCGCGGAAACCCAGGCAGCGTCCAGGAGACAGTTCGGCGGGCGGCGGAGAGCGCCGTCGGGCACTGA
- a CDS encoding DUF2505 domain-containing protein, which translates to MALNASTTLPYDVRTVTDTFASEDFLRSVSEHVGGALVSVTVDGDTAAAFVLTAVRTLPTDRLPEMAKKFVGSSLTVTQTENWAAPAADGSREASVDLSVGGVPLKVSATQRLVAVAEGTRVDVDGSVSSSIPFLGDKIAKSAEPMIGKALTIQAAQAGKWIESR; encoded by the coding sequence ATGGCTTTGAACGCCTCGACCACGCTGCCCTACGACGTCCGGACGGTCACTGACACGTTCGCCAGCGAGGACTTCCTGCGCAGCGTCAGCGAACACGTGGGCGGGGCGCTGGTCTCGGTAACGGTCGACGGTGACACCGCCGCGGCGTTTGTCCTCACGGCGGTGCGCACCCTGCCGACCGACCGGCTGCCGGAGATGGCCAAGAAGTTTGTTGGCTCCTCGCTGACCGTGACCCAGACGGAAAACTGGGCGGCCCCGGCGGCCGACGGTTCCCGTGAAGCGTCGGTGGACCTCTCCGTTGGCGGTGTTCCGCTGAAGGTCAGCGCCACGCAGCGGCTGGTGGCCGTGGCCGAAGGCACCCGGGTGGACGTGGATGGCTCCGTCAGCTCCTCCATTCCCTTCCTGGGCGACAAGATCGCCAAGTCCGCCGAACCCATGATCGGCAAGGCGCTGACCATCCAGGCCGCCCAGGCCGGCAAATGGATCGAAAGCCGCTAG
- a CDS encoding signal peptidase I — protein MSGRRTAEATSSPLGVIGTGVSYIALCLAALAALVLVAVPLITGSQTYSVLTSSMAPKYAPGTFLVVKPIPFEELKVGDVITYQIESGSPTVITHRITSVVAEQSGEVVFITKGDNNDVVDELPVREVQVKGKLFYAVPYVGFVANFLGNSDRGAMAQWGAVALMGYGVIVMVRGALAKKRNDDDAGSEGAPGQGHGPDDADSSDFAFTDAGNTEIQADTQDYDDPILTDCGGCDHDERRGHRENHDRHHVSRKHATV, from the coding sequence ATGAGCGGTCGCAGGACAGCAGAAGCCACATCCAGCCCCCTGGGTGTCATCGGCACTGGAGTCAGCTACATTGCGCTTTGCCTCGCCGCCTTGGCTGCCTTGGTCCTGGTTGCAGTTCCCCTGATCACCGGATCCCAGACCTACAGCGTCCTCACCAGCTCGATGGCCCCGAAATACGCGCCCGGCACCTTCCTGGTGGTCAAGCCCATACCCTTCGAAGAGCTGAAGGTCGGCGACGTGATCACCTACCAGATCGAGTCGGGCTCACCCACCGTGATCACGCACCGGATTACCTCCGTCGTCGCTGAACAGAGCGGCGAGGTCGTCTTCATCACGAAGGGCGACAACAATGACGTTGTCGATGAGCTGCCCGTCCGTGAAGTGCAGGTCAAGGGCAAGCTGTTCTACGCAGTTCCATATGTGGGGTTTGTCGCCAACTTCCTGGGCAACTCGGACCGCGGTGCCATGGCCCAATGGGGTGCCGTGGCCCTCATGGGCTATGGCGTAATCGTGATGGTCCGCGGTGCGCTGGCCAAGAAGCGCAACGACGACGATGCCGGTTCCGAGGGGGCCCCGGGGCAAGGTCACGGCCCGGACGACGCTGACAGCAGCGACTTCGCGTTCACCGATGCCGGCAACACTGAGATCCAGGCCGATACCCAGGATTATGACGATCCAATTCTTACCGACTGCGGTGGGTGTGATCACGATGAGCGGCGCGGCCATCGGGAGAACCACGACCGCCACCATGTCTCCCGGAAGCACGCAACCGTCTGA
- a CDS encoding response regulator transcription factor: METQRVAVIIEDDRDIRDLLNAVLQQSGFKVYTSPNGAEGVKAVREHNPAVVTLDLGLPDIDGFEVIRQLRLFSDAYIVMLTARAEELDTLMGLEAGADDYITKPFRPRELRARISAMLRRPRSGDEAADTAPQAVAPAVAGAASPAISGMSGAGASDRAVPSEFLPAPASSPAPSAAPVSVDQGDGRFVHNGLSLDFNTRTTEIDGSAVELTRTEFELLHAVMESGRRVRTKTDLVRRLRGDEYDAAGFISEADERTVEVHVGNVRRKLGDDSRSPRWLETVRGVGYRLAPRR; this comes from the coding sequence ATGGAAACACAGCGCGTTGCAGTCATCATTGAGGACGACAGAGATATCCGCGACCTGTTAAACGCGGTGTTGCAGCAGTCCGGATTCAAGGTCTATACCAGCCCGAACGGTGCCGAGGGTGTGAAGGCCGTTCGCGAACACAATCCAGCGGTCGTGACCCTGGACCTAGGCCTGCCGGATATTGACGGTTTTGAAGTGATTCGACAGCTGCGCCTGTTTTCGGATGCCTACATCGTCATGCTCACCGCCCGCGCCGAAGAGCTGGACACGCTCATGGGTCTGGAAGCCGGGGCCGATGACTACATCACCAAGCCCTTCCGCCCGCGGGAACTGCGCGCCCGCATCTCCGCCATGCTGCGCCGCCCGCGCTCCGGTGACGAGGCCGCTGACACTGCACCGCAGGCGGTTGCGCCCGCCGTTGCCGGCGCAGCATCACCGGCAATCTCCGGCATGTCCGGGGCCGGTGCCAGCGACCGGGCGGTGCCGTCTGAATTCCTGCCCGCACCTGCGTCGTCGCCGGCACCGTCCGCCGCACCGGTTTCCGTCGACCAGGGTGACGGGCGCTTTGTGCACAACGGCCTGAGCCTGGACTTCAACACCCGGACCACCGAAATTGACGGATCGGCCGTTGAGCTGACCCGTACCGAGTTTGAGCTGCTTCACGCCGTCATGGAGAGCGGGCGTCGGGTTCGTACCAAGACCGACCTCGTCCGGCGCCTGCGCGGCGATGAATATGATGCCGCAGGGTTCATCAGTGAGGCCGACGAGCGCACTGTCGAAGTCCACGTGGGCAACGTCCGCCGCAAGCTCGGCGATGATTCGCGTTCACCGCGCTGGCTGGAGACGGTCCGCGGCGTCGGCTATCGGTTGGCGCCGCGCCGCTAG